In Aestuariibaculum lutulentum, one DNA window encodes the following:
- a CDS encoding sulfotransferase family protein, whose product MTNPIFVFSLPRSGSTLLQRVLMTHPDICSVAEPWILLPFLYSRKKKGVLAEFSQLGSKKAIDDFINNLPNKDEDYNKELGCFIKKLYEMQCSNGEVYFLDKTPRYHLIIPEIVELFPKAKFIFLFRNPIHVMTSIMETWCDGGFYGLFSYKIDLNRGVPNLANGYLKIKDKALAISYEELIQDSENTTKIICKYLDLNFDPNMLENFSRQKTKGRMGDPIGVKRYSKIEKDSLQKWKRVLNNRYRINVMKKYIISLNNEDLIIHGYDKNLLLEELAKLKPKRIISVKDWFYVLIGNFILKYKLNIFFGRETGKLTKNKYFS is encoded by the coding sequence ATGACAAATCCTATTTTTGTTTTTTCATTACCGAGGTCTGGCTCTACTTTATTACAGCGTGTTTTAATGACGCATCCTGATATTTGTAGTGTTGCAGAACCTTGGATATTATTACCCTTTTTATATTCGAGAAAAAAAAAGGGTGTTTTAGCTGAGTTTTCTCAACTAGGATCCAAGAAGGCTATAGATGATTTTATCAACAACTTACCTAATAAAGATGAGGATTACAATAAGGAATTGGGCTGTTTCATAAAAAAATTATATGAAATGCAATGTAGTAACGGTGAAGTATATTTTTTGGACAAAACTCCGCGATATCATTTAATTATTCCTGAAATTGTTGAATTATTTCCTAAGGCAAAATTTATATTTTTATTTCGTAATCCTATTCATGTAATGACTTCAATTATGGAAACTTGGTGTGATGGAGGTTTTTATGGGCTGTTTAGTTATAAAATTGATTTAAATAGAGGAGTGCCTAACTTGGCTAATGGGTATTTGAAAATTAAAGATAAGGCATTAGCAATATCATATGAAGAGTTAATTCAAGATTCAGAAAATACCACAAAAATTATATGCAAGTATCTTGATTTGAATTTTGATCCTAACATGCTTGAAAATTTTTCAAGGCAAAAAACGAAAGGAAGAATGGGAGATCCGATAGGTGTAAAAAGATACTCTAAGATAGAAAAGGATTCTCTTCAAAAATGGAAGAGAGTATTAAATAATCGTTATCGAATTAATGTAATGAAAAAGTATATAATAAGTTTAAATAATGAAGATTTGATTATACATGGATACGATAAAAATTTGTTGTTGGAGGAATTAGCTAAACTTAAGCCGAAAAGAATTATAAGTGTAAAGGATTGGTTTTATGTATTAATTGGCAATTTTATTTTAAAATATAAACTAAATATTTTTTTTGGTAGAGAAACTGGTAAATTGACAAAAAACAAATATTTTTCTTAG
- a CDS encoding glycosyltransferase family 2 protein: MQENPLVSIVITSYNQRNQLIRAIESVLNQTYNNIQIVIADDCSTKDDSKDVIKQYKLKYPDKIKPVFQTNNVGISKNKNTGFKACDGDYITYLDGDDFYYKDKIKNEIKVFEDNTWADIVYSNFVFTDTEGKINKQWATSNFKAIEGNIFNEVYARAFPKNTLYRCELTRKGILSSINYYDESLRTYEDWDSRIRMTKTYKVAFSDYVGCAYVQDPSGISKTSKRKLLLEDMKKVYLKNIDLLGNIQKEDRKVIEDKMKEYFSLNESKTKGFSALFYHILNYPLKIGGYKALMTNLLNK; the protein is encoded by the coding sequence ATGCAAGAAAACCCATTAGTATCAATTGTGATAACATCTTATAATCAAAGAAATCAACTTATAAGAGCAATTGAGAGTGTGCTAAATCAAACATATAATAATATTCAAATTGTTATTGCAGATGATTGTTCTACTAAAGATGATAGTAAAGATGTAATAAAACAGTATAAATTAAAATATCCCGATAAAATAAAACCTGTATTTCAAACTAATAATGTAGGTATTTCTAAAAATAAGAATACAGGATTTAAAGCATGTGATGGTGATTATATTACTTATTTGGATGGAGATGATTTTTACTATAAAGATAAGATTAAAAATGAAATAAAAGTTTTTGAGGATAACACTTGGGCAGATATAGTTTATTCGAATTTTGTTTTTACAGACACAGAAGGTAAAATAAATAAACAATGGGCAACGTCTAATTTTAAGGCTATAGAGGGTAATATATTCAATGAAGTCTATGCCAGAGCTTTTCCGAAAAATACACTTTACAGATGTGAATTAACAAGAAAAGGTATTCTTAGCTCGATTAATTACTATGATGAAAGCCTTAGAACATATGAAGATTGGGATTCTAGAATTCGAATGACTAAAACTTACAAAGTTGCTTTTAGTGATTATGTTGGTTGTGCATATGTTCAGGATCCTTCAGGTATATCCAAGACCTCAAAAAGGAAATTGTTGTTAGAGGATATGAAAAAGGTATATTTAAAAAATATTGATTTGTTAGGTAATATTCAAAAAGAAGATAGAAAGGTTATAGAAGATAAAATGAAGGAATATTTTTCTTTAAATGAATCTAAAACAAAAGGATTTTCAGCTCTTTTTTATCATATTTTGAATTATCCTCTTAAGATAGGAGGTTATAAGGCATTGATGACTAATTTGTTAAATAAATAA